One Glycine soja cultivar W05 chromosome 7, ASM419377v2, whole genome shotgun sequence genomic window, ATGTCCTGCATCTGTAAAAATCCAGCATTTCTTCCTCCACGGGATGGGTCGGGCCTGTTATAACAAGGCAATGCAAAGGTGCTCCAAAATCAATCAACTGCAACTGCTTCATTGTTCCAGCTACTATCATCTGATCTTCATTACCAAGCCGTGCAAGCCCAACACACTCAGTATCCTCAGTGTAGGCTGCAAGGCAAAGAGGGGAAAGGTACTTTTAACTAGATAGTTATATTTCTAATGAGAAATAATAGGAAGTCCATATATATAAACTCTATCACAGTGAAGATTAGCTTCTAATGAGCAAATATTATTATGGCACATACATCTCTGATCCACAAGTAAAGACAAGGGACAAAGAAACATGGACCACAAGAAATACAGAAATGACTGATCTATATAGCAACAGCTCAAACAATCTTTGAAAACAAAGCAATTTAAGATGCCAAAAATCTAGAACCGATGACTATATCCATTATAATTATTGAGTAGCTATAAATTGCAAAGGACAAATTCATTTGGGAAAGATAAGCATTGATAAATTGTTTGATAGTGGTGGTGAAACTTTAACAAGCATAGAAAGGACATCATTTTGCTTGTTGCTTTCCAGTGGAGGAACTTCCACTGTTTTATATAGCacaatgtattataaaaaaacacagaATGAGCTTATTATAATGTTCGCAACAAATAATTACAATCCAGATAAAATTTGAAAGGTTTATATCATTGGAATTAGTAACAATcaagaaacaaataatttacACTTGAAATTTATGCCCAAACTATAGTGATGTAAAAGCTTGAGGAACTTACCAGGTTCTTCATGTGCTTGCACAATCTCCAAGAGCTGCTCAATGGCTGTGTTTATTGTCATATACCTGGGTGGTTCATAGGCTTTTCTTCCCCTGAAacaaccaaataaaaaagattaataaaaataaagaatatacaGTATGTAGAAAAAACATATAACTTTAGCAACCCATACTTACTGATCACTTAACAAACTACATTAGCAACAGTAAAAAAGGGACCACTTAGAAAACCAACCTGCACAAAGATTCTAGTGTGGGCTCCTTCACACGAATATCTGTAAGCATTACAAAATCAGAAATCATATTAGCTTTCTCAATAAACAAATAGGAAAACTCTCTAGTACACTAGTCAAAGAAGAAAGTTTTCATCTAAAGTTGTTACCAACTTCAGATGGTACAATCATTTGAACATTTATTTGAAGAAAGTAACAATTTTTGGCTAACTATCTTCTAGATATTTATATGACACTCTAGGCTCTGGATTCCATTCCAAGAAGTAGAAGATAATAAGTTTAGAAAACAAGCTTTTAGTTCACTAATCAGCAAATGCAAGAAGCACCTATTTCATTATAGCACCTGCTGCATCACACAAATGCATTTCATACACAGGTTCCATATAAGCAAATACCTATgttagatttatatttttaatgtatgcgCACAAAAAATTCTAACACAAGCagtatttaaagtttaaactacAAATAGCAGATAGTACCTAACAAGCAAAGTGTATGCAGTCCCATCATTCGGTTTCTTTGAATCTTTTCATAAAAGCTATCAGGTCTCCACGTCTCTGTAAAGAATGGTATAGAAACAGTCTCCCCATAACGGTAAAGCTGTAGACCACAAACTCCAATAGCATTCATCACAGATGCATTGTGTACTACTTTGACTTCAATTCCCATCTTATTTGCTCGAACAACAAGGTCAGTGTGAGTGGTAGCCCTAgtaaaaaacacaatcaaaagtGTTAATATTATGGGAGAGCCTTTGAGCAAAGCAATGTAAATGTTGGATAGAGACATAGCAATAGCATACCCAAAAGGGTCCCCAACAACAAGGAAAGCAACATGGCCATGATCAGCTTCAGAGAGAATTTCATGGGCCTTTTCTTCTACCATTTCTCTGTCGGCAAGGATAATGGGTTTACCGTATAGTTTTTCCTAGTGATTATAAAAGGAGATGAAAAATGTGTAAATTGAAGTAGAGGGAAACAATCataggaaaacaaaaatatcagaATTTTTTTAAGAGCTGAAAGTCACACCCATTTGACATGGCCACACGTCATCATAGAGCTCAAAGAATATATGAGGTGTTCCATAGAAACAAGTCAAGTATGATCAAATATGTAAAAGTTATATACGTTGATCCTAATTACAGTCTAATAGTGCTGACAACAAGTAATGAGCTATCACAAACTAAGTGATTAACTAACATGTGGTAATCCTAATTACACTAAGAGTGCTGACAATAAGTAATGAGCTATAATAAACAAGTGATTAACTAACAGATTTTTATTCTCCTGATAGAAAGGAATGGTTAATAGATAAAAGGTACCAGGTTGGAGATGCCATTGGTGGAGAGACCAAAGGAGAGGAGGGAAGTGTAGGCTTCCATGTAAACCTTGTCACACTTCTTCACAGCTTCCAAACCTTTGAGAGTGATGTCTTTCTCATCACCCAACCCTAAACCAATTATgtacaacatttttttcttttgttcttcacTCTTTGGTATTTGCTTCTCAAATCAGAAAATAACCACACTCTTCCACtctaattaattcttttttcacCTTTCCTCActtagtttttctttcctattaacCTATACCATCACACTCAACTCCAGCGAGAGCAAAAAGtaagagaagaaatcaataaTTATTAAGGGAGTGAGAGTACACGGCGAATGGAGGTGGCGGTCGGAGCACACGGCGGCGGCGGGATGGGTTCTCTGAGCTTTTGATTTATAGTTTTGACAACGATGCCGCGAGTCTGATAAATTCAGTAACTTTCTTTATACGTTGGGTCGGGTTTCGCTTTCTGGACCCGAGGGCCAACCCAACATTAGCCTTTCTAAAACCAAATGGTGGTGTTCTTCATGATACATCCaacaaatttcttttacatCTAGAGtctagagtgtgtttggatgaaaaaaaaattaaattctaaaaattttaaatattttaattgaaattcttttattttcaaaattttgtgtttggataaaaaaaagttaaaattatgagggtgaaaaaaaaattaataaaaaagaagaaaaaatatgatttgtgtgctagttatacgtgttcTTCTATGTTCTCAGGCCGGAACGATGTTCCACAATTTCACACGGTATTTCTTGAAGAAGAcggtaagaagagaatttcaatttctcaccttttagaaggaaattgaaattttaaatttttaattatttaaaattctgttttaaaattccaaaattttaaattctttataaaaaaaattcaaacaatgaatttagattacagaaattcaaattccctgataaattattttcctcagttaaaattctctatccaaacatactcctaacatattttaaaaaatttaagtatgaatcctttttaacttttttcacaAGGCCAATCCATATGAATTCATATGAATGTTAATCGTATGGACCCATGCAGATTATCAATCAGTATATGAACTCATACGACAATTCGTATGATTTAGACAAATTGTTAATgatatgttttataaaataatttaaaattttaaatatcagtTTACATatagatttaataaaaatttatatatgtaaaaaatatattattaaattaaaatttattattttaaaatttattatgtaaatttacttgtgtattaaatatatattaaaaattttaatattatatatatcattgttaattattttttaatataattaatctatTAGCTCAGTTGATTAAAACGTGATATTAATAACATGAAAGTTATAAACTCAAAACCtgcataatcattaattttaaattattttataaaatatattttaaaatataatatgaatAAATGTTGGATGTAAGAAGAAAATCTCCAAATCCTTGTGGCGTGTTTGTCCTTTGTGTGGCTCTTCTGTTTGCAACCTTTCAACCAaaacttccttcttctttttttatgtttttatttgtcGCAGGTGAcaaacattacaaaaaaaattgtataaggttgttttttttatatatttcagaaattaagttttaaaatgaatattttattaaaagaaaaaacaagatgCAAATAGATAGAATTTCCTCCTTTCATGGAGCAGCTTCATCAGTGGATTTTCCACCGACGCACACAGTAAAAGAAATGTGAGAAAAAAATTTCTACCGTTAAAATAAACCATGGGGGTCCCACTTTCAAGATTGGATTGGGTTGGTGGACAAAGAAAagtattatgaaaatattttttttggaaaactaaatatattattgGGTCCATTTAATAAACTTTTGAGTTTATTAGTGAGAGgaaaaatttgattgaatttttaaagTAAGAAATATGATTTAGCATTATAAGAAAATagtgaaatattatttaaaaagtagAATATAAACTTTGATGGATTTATTGATTGAAAATACTATTATTAGGATTGACTTGGGAGAACCTTTGGGAATTATTTATGGTGAAACACAAAATTTTTACTTacacaaaaattattatcaattgCTTGGTGTAACAAGATAAGATTtgtttatcttatcttattagTATAGTGGGTTTGCTATTTTGAAAGGgagttaagttaaaataatggatatgataattatttataaggaaaagttattgtcaCTATTATTATAATCGTCATCGTCTTCATTGTTGTTGTCATCATCATAATTATATAATCGTCATCGTCATCACCATTGTTGTCACCATCATAGTTATATAATTgtcattgtcatcatcattgttgccactatcataattattaataaaggtATGTAGGAATGCCATGGATGAActcaaatgaagaagaagagataaCTTATGAAGAAAACTATTGGAATAGAAAGAATATCTGATCATAGAAATGGATCAGAAATTGTggttttcatttataaaaaaaatgaatacaaaGTATCTTGCATTACTTATATATTCTCTATAACTACCATAACAAAAAACTAACTACCTCTAACTAATTATAACAAACTTAGTTAGTTAGGCAACTAACAACTAACTCAAGTTATACTATGATGATTCATATAACCACCTCTAACTAATTATAACAAGCTTAGGTAGTTAGGTAACTAACAATTAACTCAAGTTATACTAGGATGGTTAATatccccctcaagctggagaATGTATATTTAACATTCCCAGCTTGCACTGAAGAAAATTGAAAGCTCCTGGTGGAAGTGCATTAGTATATATGTCTACAAGTTGCTAAGTAGATGCAATGGGCAGCAACTTGATAAGGCCTGAACGTAGTTTCTCTCGCATAATATGACAGTCTATCTCAATATGTTTTGTGCATTCATGAAAGTCAGGATTAGCAGTAATGTGAAGAGCGGAACAATTGTCACAAAAGTTGGTCGAGTGTAAACAATCCCAAAATCATCAAGAAAGTGGGTTAATCATTGTAATTCATATGTAGCACTAGCTAGTGCACGATACTCAACCTCAAAAGAACTTTTAGAGATTGTGGCCTGCTTTTTGGATTTCCAAGAAATAAGGGAACTACCAAGATAAATTGAGTAGCTAGTGATAGATCGCTTGGTATCAATGCATCCTGCCCAATCAGAGTCACTAAATGCTTTGAGCAGGAATATGCTAGAAGTAGAGAAAAATACACCAGAACCTGGTGCTGCTTTCAAGTATCTAAGAATCCTATAGGTTGTTTGTTGATGAGCTGATGAAGGATGAGCTACAAATTGACTTAAGTGTTTAATGGAAGCTAATTTGTGTTGTAAATCAGAAATTCGAAGGAAATCACCTTGTGAGTATCGTGCTTTCAAATCTTTCCAGATATCAACCGCGTTATCCATCCATAAGATGCTTTGACGAatggaagttgcaactgagtgtaCTAGCCACGAAACCACCATGTTAGTCGCTTTTTTCCAAGTTGTGTACAATCTATGATTCGAGGTTGGTCAAGGAAGGGAACCATCAACAAATTCTACTTTATTCTTCGCACTCAGGGCCGTGAGAGCTGATCTGCTCCAAGAATTGTAATTCGTTGGATCCATAAGAGGCGAAACTAATGCAATTGCTGGATTTTCACTAGGTGCATGTAGTATGGGCTATGAACACTGAGAgattcatcttgttcttcacTCATCTTGAAGAATCAACAGAGTACTAACAAGACTGAACAAACAAAtgagagaaagatgaaggataGAGTAGCGCAACAAAGTTCTTCAATTGAAGAGCTGTGATACCATAATAAAGGTATGAGGAATGCCATGGATGAACTCAAATGAGGAAGAAAAGATAGCTTGTGAAGAAAACTGTTGGAATAGAAAGAGTATCTGATCATAGAAATGGATCAGAAATTgtgtttttcatttataaaaaaatgaatacaaaGTATCTTTCAttacttatatattctataactaccataacaaaaaattaaccaCTTCTAACTAATTATAACAGACTTAGTTAGTTAGGTAACTAACAACTAACTCAAGTTATACTAGGATGGTCAATAGTTATATTGGTTGTAGCAACCAATATGCACTAGTGTCACTATTGTTATTCTCAATATCAATGTCACTCTTATCATTATTTTCACCACTATTACCACCACTCCTATCATcactatcattattattatcatagtTGTCACTTTTATCGTCATTATCATTGTTGTCACTAATATCACCAACACCAACATTGTTATCGTCTTCACCATCAATAAAAGTGCTTATTTAAGAAATTGGCTAAAACAAATTGTTTTATCAATTAATCTAAAATAATGTAGAATAAGTTCAcaagttaacatgattttaatCAATTGTGATTAGAGaagaatttaatatgattatattaatttgtaaagaatattaataatgaaaacTGTATTTTAATTCCTTAGGTAGAGTATGACTagctttttttaagttttttttttttttttaaaaggagttGGGTCAAGgaaaaaactcttaaaaattaagaaacttatttcttataataaaaaagaggaaaatagttttttaaaagaaattaattgaagtagattttaaaaataaattgcaaaCCTTAACTCCACCTTTCATCCTATACTTGTAGACGTAGAATAAACAGTCAATGTTTTCAGttttaaaagagtttttaaGCTCCGTAAAAAATGGAGTTGTTTAAAAGCTAAAACATTtaaacaactttttattttgaactttaactatcaattaaattttaatatacattTGATTTATAATACAACAATCAAGTCAATTCATATTATTGCATGCAGTTAAGGATTTTATACAAACTCCCACCTTTTCCATGGGCGTGAGTTTGAATCTTCCAAATACTGGCTTTTTCACTTGATGAGAAACCCCTTCCAAGGGAGATGTATGGACATCTAGGGACTAATTGAGCAGCTATAATTGGATAAAACTATTTGGAGTATGAACTTCTACAATAATCTTTAAGTGAACCTCTGATAGTACTAGTATATCATTGGTGCCCTGCTCAATAATATTAGGGGTGTCTCCTTATTCTACCACTTTATCCAAAGTATGTTATCATCTCAATGTTTCTTGATTCTCTTTTAGTGATTAAGCAGGCACATTTCATTTCAATGGTAAGTTGGTTAGGCAAAAGTCCTCAAACATTGGATGGGTGTTCATGTTCTTATTTGATTAGTAGGTTTGTATGCTCCTAGCCTTAAATATAAAGTTTTTCCTTTGCTGAATTGTAGATGAAAAACTTTAAACCTTATCACAAAGTGATATATGACATAGTGTGCTCTCAAACATTGGGACCACTAAAGGGAATTCTTGGATATACGTAAGATAATGTTATCTTTAATGACTTCTTTGATGGTGATTTATACTTTGTTGTATTCCTTTTAAAAGCAAACTTTAGCTATGTTACTTTCTGATTGGAAAGAGAGAGATATCACAGAAAATGTGATGTGCAATTTGGTTGATGCAGTTATATTTCTTAAATCAGACTttcagttataaaaaaaaagaaaaaaaatgaagtggtTAAAAGTTTGATTAGTTACTCTGAAGTGTTAATCAGTAAAACGTAGACTCTGAAAATGGAAATGGATTCTCCTCACCCAAATTAATGAGTCAAATTCTGTATTGATGGCATATAGAAGGTTTGATTTAGCATGTTGGTTTGATGTTCTAATTTCATATAATCCCTGCATTATCTGCTTAGAGAGGCAAAAAAGAGCATTTCTAGCAATAGAATAGAAAAGGACACAACGTCACCATGAAACATGTTCAAATAAAGGCTAAAATTTATATCAACTGAAAGCTTATGATATATAAGGGAGACAAATCTATAGTAGTCCGCCAGCATATAATGATAAATTCCaagataatttatttacaaattaaaatttccaTGAATTCCATTCCATTTCTTATCTGATAAGCAAATGAACACACTTTCTTATGGAGGGGGAGCCCAGAAGATCCAATAAGTCCAGTAAAAACATGCCCATTACTAGTAGTTACTGGGTAGCTTCCTAAGTTTGTTCCATACATAACTTCTACCAAATTTAGAAGTAGTAACATGGATCATGTTGTTCTATAACTTGCCTCAGCTATACCATGAAATGAATatcatgaaaaaaatacaagaaatgcTACTACCTCAATGTGCAATGTACCTTAATATCTGCCTGGTTGTAATCATTCCAATCATTCCACTGCATTTTATGCTGGAACCTGAAATGCCTCCTCAATTTGTAAAGTGAAGTGGTAAGTTCTTCAGGAGGCAACACGTACGGCAAGATTACCACTTTTAGAACAGTTTCTCAAACCAACATTCCCCACACCTTTCCTCATCATATCATTTCTCTGTTTTGTGGGTTCAACATTTCTATTTCTCTCATTGCTTAGTTGTCTTGCTCCTTTGCAACTATCAGATACCCTGTGTTTCTGGGAAGAAACCTTTGCCCCTTCTTTCTTTCCAGAAGTATGATTACTTGTCATAGAATCAGCAAGATGACTATGGTTGGTTGATGGTTCTCTTCCTGTTACAGATTCATTGGTATCTATATCATTTCCCACCTTCGACTTCGAAGGTAATGCTGCATCTGCTTCACTCCCTGGACATTTTGGTTTATTGATCTGTTCTTTATTACTTCTGGTGTTATTTGACACAGCCTGAGGTTGAAACTTAAGGGACAATTTGCAAACATCAAGTGATtgcagtcaaaaagagaaaaaaaaaatgcagcacTTTGATTCATTGCTCATCTAAATTCTTAAACAAAGCTAGGCCcagtaaatatttaaatatttaatcacCAGGAAGGTCCCATTAAATAGGAAAATGGATGTGATACAACAAACACAGCTCATTTACAATGAATCACATATTTATGAATGCACTAATCACAAACAGAAACAAGCTGAAAACTCGGAAAGTATGTACCTTATTCCCACGTGTTTGTGAAGGTGAAGGTGTGCGGTAAAACGAAGGCATTGGTGTTGCTTTAAAGTTGAGGCTCTTCCGGAGTTTCTTAATATCAGCTTCTGTCTTCTCCTACAAGAACAAAAGTTGAATGTAATAAGTTTCTTCGAGCTCCATAAGAAATGCTAATAAAATGGAGTCAGCTACACTACACATACTAGTTAAAACTATAACAGAATCCTTCCACACATTTTGTTTCTTCATTCTGTAGAGTTGGCCACACCTCTAATCTTGGCTTTCGGAAACCAAATATTTCCAGATTACTCAGACAAATGTCATATCATACATTAATTTTACACTTTTCTGTTATCACAAATGACAAAGACAGTTTTCATGTCCAGAATATCCCTGAATTTAGTCCCAGTAATTCATATTGATTCTTTTAGATCTTAAAAACA contains:
- the LOC114419736 gene encoding probable diphthine methyl ester synthase, which gives rise to MLYIIGLGLGDEKDITLKGLEAVKKCDKVYMEAYTSLLSFGLSTNGISNLEKLYGKPIILADREMVEEKAHEILSEADHGHVAFLVVGDPFGATTHTDLVVRANKMGIEVKVVHNASVMNAIGVCGLQLYRYGETVSIPFFTETWRPDSFYEKIQRNRMMGLHTLCLLDIRVKEPTLESLCRGRKAYEPPRYMTINTAIEQLLEIVQAHEEPAYTEDTECVGLARLGNEDQMIVAGTMKQLQLIDFGAPLHCLVITGPTHPVEEEMLDFYRCRT